One segment of Variovorax sp. PAMC28562 DNA contains the following:
- a CDS encoding peptidylprolyl isomerase — translation MNHIRSTLTLACFATLVVTSSAQAQGFRPSGRGITDIMRTGPRVAPAPGAAAPAAAASGPAVQRSAEYIVALVNSEPITNTEVQSRMSRVMKENAEAERVPRAELARLVLERLVLERAQLQLAKETRVNVDDVAIEQAEQTVARQNQLSLSELRARVKADGITLDEFRSDLRNQLTLTRLRDREVDNKLKITDLDVDQYLREQKLSPKANAPDINLAQVLVAVPDGASAADVAKAQQKALGIAQRAKAGEDFAKLARDLSDSPERVNGGAIGLRSADKYPPLFVEATQSVAVNGIAGPVRSGAGFHVIKVLAKGEAGSAEGVVTQTQVRHILLRSDPKLPTSDAVAKLAEFKRRIQSGSADFAAMAKDNSQDGSAKDGGELGWSRPGQFVPEFEEAMDRLAPGQISDPLVSRFGVHLIQVEGRRESKLSQAEQRETARAELREKKADEAFETWAQEVRARAYVEYREPPQS, via the coding sequence ATGAACCACATCCGATCCACCCTTACTCTGGCCTGTTTTGCGACATTGGTCGTTACGTCCAGCGCACAGGCGCAAGGCTTTCGCCCAAGCGGTCGCGGCATCACCGACATCATGCGTACCGGCCCGCGTGTGGCTCCCGCACCGGGCGCGGCAGCACCCGCAGCGGCGGCGTCCGGCCCGGCCGTGCAGCGCTCGGCGGAGTACATCGTGGCGCTGGTGAATTCGGAGCCGATCACCAACACCGAAGTGCAGTCGCGGATGTCTCGCGTGATGAAAGAAAACGCTGAGGCCGAGCGCGTGCCGCGAGCTGAGCTTGCGCGCCTGGTGCTGGAGCGGCTTGTCCTGGAGCGTGCGCAATTGCAGCTCGCGAAAGAGACGCGAGTCAACGTCGACGATGTCGCGATCGAGCAGGCCGAGCAGACCGTGGCGCGCCAGAACCAGCTCAGCCTGAGCGAGTTGCGCGCCCGCGTCAAGGCCGATGGCATCACGCTCGACGAGTTCCGTAGCGACCTGCGCAATCAGCTGACGCTGACGCGCCTGCGCGACCGGGAAGTCGACAACAAGCTGAAGATCACCGACCTGGATGTCGACCAGTACCTGCGCGAGCAAAAGCTGAGCCCGAAAGCGAATGCACCCGATATCAATCTGGCTCAGGTGCTGGTCGCGGTGCCGGACGGTGCCAGCGCGGCGGATGTCGCCAAGGCACAGCAAAAGGCACTGGGCATTGCGCAGCGTGCCAAGGCGGGCGAAGACTTCGCCAAGCTGGCGCGCGACCTGTCGGATTCTCCGGAACGCGTAAATGGCGGCGCCATCGGCTTGCGCAGCGCCGACAAATACCCGCCGTTGTTCGTCGAGGCGACGCAATCGGTCGCGGTCAACGGCATTGCCGGGCCGGTTCGTTCGGGCGCTGGTTTTCATGTGATCAAGGTGCTTGCCAAGGGCGAGGCCGGGTCCGCCGAAGGCGTGGTCACGCAAACGCAAGTGCGCCACATCCTGCTGCGCAGCGACCCCAAGCTCCCGACATCGGATGCAGTGGCCAAACTGGCCGAATTCAAGCGCCGCATCCAGAGCGGATCGGCTGATTTCGCCGCCATGGCGAAAGACAATTCGCAAGACGGCAGTGCGAAGGACGGCGGCGAGCTGGGCTGGTCGCGACCGGGTCAATTCGTGCCCGAGTTCGAAGAAGCGATGGATCGGTTGGCACCCGGCCAGATCAGCGATCCGCTGGTCTCGCGTTTTGGGGTGCACCTTATCCAGGTCGAGGGGCGCCGCGAATCCAAGCTCAGCCAGGCCGAGCAGCGCGAAACGGCGCGTGCCGAGTTGCGTGAGAAGAAGGCCGACGAGGCATTCGAAACCTGGGCGCAAGAAGTCCGTGCCCGCGCGTACGTCGAGTACCGCGAACCGCCGCAAAGTTGA
- a CDS encoding LPS-assembly protein LptD has product MKRAMWRRRRAPLPLAALSLALLHAHGALAQDAPAVDPPLMLKRTPQLTETLPPAERGQLPSFVDGDKLSGRPDLETIVEGHASMRRGDTVINADRLEYYQPDDLAKARGNVRVNQAGNVYEGPELELKLETFEGFFNNVRYRFLATGAHGDAERIDFVDSNVSVARQATYTTCRREDYPGWMPAWLLTAATLTTDSEENVGVATDARLSFMGISTPALPSMSFPLNNDRKTGFLPPTVGISSVNGVDITAPYYWNIAPNRDATFYPDLMSKRGVNLGSEFRYLEDKYSGQIRFDYMPTDELRDRKRWGLWTHHEQTFDPKPFGLDSLGMVFNINRVSDDNYWRDFTRTPSLTSRLLATNGALNWSKDDWSGAFGATKYQTLQYDASTITPPYDRLPQITANYAKYDWHGLDIKLATDYTRFRADPSVQLQPNGDRVFAEGEISRPLLSSGGFIIPKLKLHTASYQLDSALANGSTSASSTVPTFSLDSGLIFERDANFFGRAFRQTLEPRAYYVYTPYRNQSNLPVYDSASNDFNFATVYTENEFSGHDRVSATNALTVGLTTRLYDADTGAEAARFGIAQRYRIRDQDVTLPATGSTAASVASPAGVSDLLLGAQINWTSKWSLDTTFQYNADTHRSVRTAVTARYSPEQYHNLTASYRFQAPTTAGGSDGNKSIDVGFQWPLNDLWGDKGKDLGPGRGAGGGRWYAVGRLNYSIQDKTLTDGVLGFEYDGCCWIGRVVLERLSTGQVSAGTRLMFQLEFVGFASVGTSPLRTLTQNIQRYQPLRAPYPGASRFTNYD; this is encoded by the coding sequence ATGAAACGAGCCATGTGGCGTCGTCGCCGCGCGCCGCTGCCTCTGGCCGCGCTGTCACTTGCGTTGCTGCATGCGCACGGCGCGCTGGCGCAGGATGCGCCCGCCGTCGATCCGCCGCTCATGCTCAAGCGCACGCCGCAGCTCACCGAAACATTGCCGCCAGCCGAGCGGGGTCAGCTCCCGAGCTTTGTCGATGGCGACAAGCTGTCGGGCCGACCCGATCTTGAAACGATCGTCGAAGGCCATGCATCGATGCGGCGGGGCGATACCGTCATCAACGCCGACCGTCTCGAGTACTACCAGCCGGACGATCTGGCCAAGGCCCGGGGCAATGTCCGCGTGAATCAGGCGGGCAATGTCTACGAGGGCCCCGAGCTCGAGTTGAAGCTCGAAACCTTCGAGGGTTTTTTCAACAACGTGCGTTATCGATTCCTCGCCACGGGTGCCCATGGCGACGCCGAGCGAATCGATTTCGTCGACAGCAATGTGTCGGTCGCTCGCCAGGCGACATACACCACGTGTCGGCGCGAGGACTATCCCGGCTGGATGCCGGCCTGGCTCCTGACCGCTGCGACGCTCACCACCGACTCCGAAGAAAACGTCGGCGTGGCGACCGATGCTCGCCTTAGCTTCATGGGCATCAGCACGCCGGCGCTGCCGTCCATGAGCTTCCCGCTCAACAACGATCGCAAGACCGGCTTCCTGCCGCCGACGGTGGGCATCAGCAGTGTCAACGGAGTCGACATCACGGCGCCGTATTACTGGAACATCGCGCCCAACCGGGATGCGACCTTCTATCCGGACCTGATGAGCAAGCGCGGCGTCAATCTGGGCAGCGAATTTCGATACCTCGAGGACAAGTACTCCGGCCAGATCCGCTTCGACTACATGCCGACGGACGAGCTGCGCGATCGCAAGCGCTGGGGTCTTTGGACGCACCATGAGCAAACCTTCGATCCCAAGCCTTTCGGGCTCGATTCGCTCGGCATGGTGTTCAACATCAACCGCGTGAGCGACGACAACTATTGGCGCGATTTCACGCGGACCCCGTCGCTGACCTCGCGGCTCCTGGCGACCAATGGCGCGCTCAACTGGAGCAAGGACGACTGGAGCGGCGCTTTCGGCGCGACCAAGTACCAGACGCTGCAGTACGACGCCTCGACCATCACGCCCCCGTACGATCGACTGCCGCAAATCACCGCCAACTATGCCAAGTACGACTGGCACGGCTTGGACATCAAGCTGGCGACCGACTACACGCGCTTCAGGGCCGATCCGTCGGTGCAGCTGCAGCCCAACGGCGACCGCGTGTTCGCCGAGGGCGAGATCAGCCGGCCGCTCTTGTCGTCGGGCGGTTTCATCATCCCCAAGCTCAAGCTGCACACCGCCAGCTACCAGCTCGACTCAGCGCTGGCCAACGGCTCGACCAGCGCGTCAAGTACTGTGCCGACCTTCAGCCTCGACAGCGGCTTGATCTTCGAGCGCGATGCCAATTTCTTCGGGCGTGCCTTCCGCCAGACGCTGGAACCGCGCGCTTATTACGTCTACACGCCGTACCGCAACCAGAGTAATTTGCCGGTCTACGACAGTGCGTCCAACGACTTCAATTTCGCGACCGTCTACACCGAGAACGAGTTTTCAGGACACGACCGGGTGTCGGCCACCAATGCGCTCACGGTCGGCCTGACCACGCGCCTGTACGACGCCGACACCGGTGCCGAGGCCGCGCGCTTCGGGATCGCGCAGCGCTACCGCATCCGGGACCAGGACGTGACGCTGCCCGCCACCGGATCGACTGCTGCGTCTGTCGCCTCGCCGGCCGGGGTGAGCGATCTGCTGCTGGGCGCCCAGATCAACTGGACGTCGAAATGGAGCCTGGACACGACGTTCCAGTACAACGCCGACACGCACCGTTCGGTGCGCACCGCGGTCACGGCACGTTATAGCCCGGAGCAGTATCACAACCTCACTGCGTCATACCGCTTCCAGGCGCCGACGACGGCCGGCGGTAGCGACGGCAACAAGTCGATCGACGTCGGCTTCCAGTGGCCGCTGAACGACCTGTGGGGCGACAAGGGCAAAGACCTGGGGCCGGGGCGCGGCGCGGGTGGTGGGCGCTGGTACGCGGTCGGCCGCCTCAACTACAGCATCCAGGACAAGACCTTGACCGATGGCGTGCTCGGCTTCGAATACGACGGCTGCTGCTGGATCGGCCGCGTGGTGCTGGAACGTTTGAGCACCGGCCAGGTCTCAGCGGGGACGCGGCTCATGTTCCAGCTCGAGTTCGTCGGTTTTGCCAGTGTGGGCACCAGCCCGCTGCGCACGCTGACGCAAAACATTCAGCGTTATCAGCCATTGCGCGCGCCCTATCCCGGCGCGAGCCGCTTCACCAATTACGACTGA
- a CDS encoding aminoglycoside phosphotransferase family protein yields the protein MTASSSPAPENTTPVQPSQPFEAVDAIVWPDTARSAAFDGWLANLVTTQRLRPDTVRLASADASFRRYFRVDTADGTTRIVMDAPPDKEDSAPFVKVAALMREAGVTAPAVLDWDQRYGFLLLDDLGHRTMLDLVDPANANASRPLYDEAIDALIRWQLASRPDVLPPYDRALLERELALFPQWYITQHRGMAVTGKLQERLERSFKLIVESNLASPNVYVHRDFMPRNLMVRDGAASGLLGAANDIQGGTRLGVLDFQDAVYGPITYDIASLLRDAFLSWDEAFVLDVTVRYWTAARKAKLPVDADFGAFYRAVEWMGLQRHLKVAGIFARLTLRDGKPKYLADTPRFIAYIRATAARYTELTPLLRVIDEVEGNTALSGFAYGRV from the coding sequence ATGACAGCCTCCTCGTCTCCCGCCCCTGAAAACACGACCCCGGTACAACCGTCGCAGCCCTTCGAAGCTGTCGATGCGATCGTCTGGCCAGACACGGCCCGGTCCGCAGCCTTCGACGGCTGGCTGGCGAACCTGGTGACAACACAACGGTTGCGTCCGGACACCGTGCGCCTCGCGTCCGCCGATGCGAGCTTTCGCCGGTATTTCAGGGTCGACACTGCCGACGGCACGACACGCATCGTGATGGATGCACCACCCGACAAGGAAGACAGCGCCCCCTTCGTGAAGGTCGCTGCCCTGATGCGCGAGGCCGGCGTGACAGCGCCCGCGGTGCTCGACTGGGATCAAAGGTACGGCTTTCTGCTGCTCGACGATCTGGGCCACCGCACGATGCTCGACCTCGTCGACCCGGCGAATGCCAACGCCAGCCGGCCGCTATACGACGAGGCGATCGATGCGCTGATCCGCTGGCAGCTCGCATCGCGCCCGGACGTATTGCCGCCCTACGACCGCGCCTTGCTCGAACGCGAGCTCGCCCTTTTTCCGCAGTGGTACATCACGCAGCACCGCGGCATGGCGGTCACCGGCAAGTTGCAGGAGCGGCTGGAACGCAGCTTCAAGCTCATCGTAGAGAGCAACCTGGCCTCGCCCAACGTCTATGTGCACCGCGACTTCATGCCGCGCAACCTGATGGTTCGCGACGGTGCTGCAAGCGGCTTGCTTGGCGCTGCCAACGACATCCAGGGCGGTACGCGCCTTGGTGTCCTGGACTTTCAGGACGCGGTCTACGGCCCGATCACCTATGACATCGCCAGCTTGTTGCGCGATGCTTTCCTGAGCTGGGATGAAGCGTTCGTGCTCGATGTCACCGTGCGCTATTGGACCGCCGCCCGCAAGGCCAAGCTGCCGGTCGATGCCGACTTCGGCGCCTTCTATCGTGCGGTCGAGTGGATGGGTTTGCAACGCCACCTGAAGGTCGCTGGCATCTTCGCGCGCCTCACCTTGCGCGACGGCAAGCCGAAGTACCTGGCCGACACGCCCCGCTTCATCGCCTACATTCGCGCCACTGCGGCCCGGTACACGGAACTGACGCCACTGCTGCGCGTGATCGACGAAGTCGAAGGCAACACGGCTTTGTCCGGCTTCGCGTACGGCCGCGTCTGA
- a CDS encoding 16S rRNA (uracil(1498)-N(3))-methyltransferase — protein MPRFHCSVPLSARVSLDLPAGAARHVQVLRMQPGDALTLFDGSGGEYDATVERMGRSDVAVMVGDHRSIEREAARAVHLVVGMPANERMDWLVEKATELGVASIQPLMTAHGVLRLAGERADKKRAHWEAIAIASCEQCGRNVVPVIHPVRSFAAWLGSMPSEVAPADAPARFVLSLADGTRPLNAVLPTIGGRDALVLSGPEGGLSGSEEQEAIGHGFMPATLGARVLRAETAALAALMLLSDASEAR, from the coding sequence ATGCCACGGTTTCATTGTTCGGTACCGTTGAGTGCCCGTGTATCACTGGACCTGCCAGCAGGCGCTGCGCGCCATGTGCAGGTGCTGCGCATGCAGCCTGGCGATGCGCTGACGCTGTTCGACGGCAGCGGCGGCGAGTACGACGCGACGGTCGAGCGCATGGGCCGCAGCGATGTTGCAGTCATGGTCGGCGACCATCGTTCGATTGAGCGCGAAGCGGCGCGTGCCGTGCACCTCGTCGTCGGCATGCCGGCGAACGAGCGCATGGACTGGCTGGTCGAAAAGGCAACCGAATTGGGCGTCGCGAGCATCCAGCCGCTGATGACGGCGCACGGCGTGTTGCGCCTGGCCGGTGAACGTGCCGACAAGAAGCGCGCGCATTGGGAAGCCATCGCCATCGCCTCGTGCGAGCAATGTGGACGCAACGTCGTGCCGGTGATCCATCCGGTCCGGTCGTTCGCTGCGTGGCTCGGTTCGATGCCTTCAGAAGTGGCGCCGGCGGATGCACCGGCACGCTTCGTCCTCAGCCTGGCGGACGGGACGCGTCCCTTGAACGCCGTGCTTCCGACGATCGGTGGCCGCGACGCACTGGTCTTGAGCGGGCCCGAAGGCGGCCTGAGCGGCAGCGAAGAGCAAGAGGCAATTGGGCACGGCTTCATGCCGGCCACGCTCGGTGCCCGCGTACTGCGCGCTGAAACCGCAGCGCTGGCGGCATTGATGTTGTTGTCCGACGCATCCGAAGCCCGCTAA
- a CDS encoding M20/M25/M40 family metallo-hydrolase, translating into MLALKLRRLASVTSAIALLCSSALHAQGFNAVAPTPLQVPPAVDKAFEQLMASPVIKQLLEAVQADHTRSIEDLKMLTEIEAPPFKEQKRAEAYLARMKALGLADARIDSEGNVVGLRKGTGNGPKLLISAHLDTVFPAGTDVKVKERDGKLYAPGISDDVRGLSVLLSWLKVLNDNKVQTVGDLLFVGNVGEEELGNLHGMKHIFAEHRDIDGMVGLEPAPDGAVLVLGTGSHRYEVTFKGPGGHSYGAFGQVPSAIHGMGRAIAKIADIQTPSVPRTTFTVGTVGGGTSVNTIAPDARMAIDIRSDAMAPLLETEKKILTAVDEAVAAENKRWNVDTLTVSTKLIGDRPGGRTPGDSVIVEAAVRSNTAFGLKTLMSGASTDANVPMSLGIPAIVIGGGGKTGNFHALSEWIDVTDAWKGAQNSLFTVLGLVGVQGVSEPLLAKRPPRTAVVGQATAPK; encoded by the coding sequence ATGCTTGCCCTCAAACTTCGTCGCCTCGCTTCTGTCACTTCCGCAATCGCGCTCCTTTGCTCGAGCGCGCTTCACGCCCAAGGCTTCAATGCCGTGGCGCCAACGCCGCTGCAGGTGCCACCCGCAGTCGACAAGGCGTTCGAACAACTGATGGCCTCACCGGTCATCAAGCAGTTGCTCGAAGCGGTGCAAGCCGACCACACCCGCTCGATCGAAGACCTGAAGATGCTGACCGAGATAGAAGCGCCGCCTTTCAAGGAGCAGAAGCGCGCCGAGGCTTATCTCGCACGCATGAAAGCACTCGGCCTCGCCGATGCACGCATCGACAGCGAAGGCAACGTCGTCGGCCTGCGCAAAGGCACCGGTAACGGTCCCAAGCTGTTGATCTCGGCGCACCTCGACACGGTGTTTCCGGCCGGCACCGACGTCAAGGTGAAAGAGCGCGACGGCAAGCTCTACGCGCCCGGTATTTCAGACGACGTACGCGGCCTGTCGGTGCTGCTGTCATGGCTCAAGGTACTCAACGACAACAAGGTGCAGACCGTCGGCGACCTGCTCTTCGTCGGCAATGTCGGCGAAGAAGAGCTGGGCAACCTGCACGGCATGAAGCACATTTTTGCCGAGCATCGCGACATCGACGGCATGGTCGGCCTCGAGCCGGCACCCGATGGTGCCGTGCTCGTGCTGGGCACCGGCAGCCATCGCTATGAAGTGACCTTCAAAGGTCCGGGTGGGCACAGCTACGGCGCCTTCGGCCAGGTGCCGAGTGCCATCCACGGCATGGGCCGCGCCATCGCCAAGATCGCCGACATCCAGACGCCGAGCGTGCCGCGGACGACCTTCACTGTTGGCACCGTGGGCGGCGGCACCTCGGTCAACACCATTGCGCCCGACGCGCGCATGGCGATCGACATCCGCTCCGATGCGATGGCGCCGCTGCTCGAAACCGAGAAGAAAATCCTCACCGCTGTGGACGAAGCCGTCGCCGCGGAGAACAAGCGCTGGAACGTCGACACGCTGACCGTATCGACCAAGCTCATCGGCGATCGCCCGGGTGGCCGCACGCCGGGCGATTCGGTCATCGTCGAAGCAGCAGTGCGATCGAACACCGCCTTCGGCCTCAAGACGCTGATGTCCGGTGCCAGCACCGACGCCAATGTGCCGATGTCTCTCGGCATCCCCGCCATCGTCATCGGCGGCGGCGGAAAGACCGGCAACTTTCATGCGCTGTCGGAATGGATCGACGTCACCGATGCGTGGAAGGGTGCGCAGAACTCGCTCTTCACCGTGCTCGGGCTGGTCGGCGTGCAAGGCGTGAGCGAACCACTGCTGGCAAAGCGCCCGCCTCGGACGGCTGTCGTCGGTCAGGCAACGGCGCCGAAGTAA
- a CDS encoding YidB family protein: protein MGLFDSIVGQVLGGLPQSQSAPQGGMPASGMPMGGGLGGLGDLGGLAGALGGLLANNGSQGGLGGLVSKFEQAGLGDVVGSWIGKGDNVPISGGQLNDVLGNDTVASIASKLGINAATLLPLLATMLPQLIDHLTPHGQVPAQGLGQHDDLLSSLSGLLQKG, encoded by the coding sequence ATGGGATTGTTCGATTCGATAGTCGGTCAGGTGTTGGGCGGGTTGCCTCAGTCGCAGTCGGCACCGCAGGGCGGTATGCCTGCCAGTGGCATGCCCATGGGTGGCGGCCTGGGCGGACTCGGTGACCTCGGCGGTTTGGCCGGCGCACTCGGCGGCCTGCTTGCCAACAACGGGTCGCAAGGCGGCCTCGGCGGCTTGGTCTCCAAGTTCGAGCAAGCCGGCCTCGGCGATGTCGTCGGCTCGTGGATCGGCAAAGGCGACAACGTGCCGATCTCTGGTGGTCAGCTCAATGACGTGCTCGGCAATGACACCGTGGCGAGCATCGCCAGCAAGTTGGGCATCAACGCGGCGACGCTGTTGCCTCTGCTGGCGACCATGCTGCCGCAGTTGATCGACCATCTGACGCCGCACGGACAAGTCCCTGCTCAGGGATTAGGCCAGCACGACGATTTGTTGTCGTCGTTGAGCGGATTGCTTCAAAAGGGCTAG
- a CDS encoding M20 family metallopeptidase, which yields MNAPLHREIPTGLLDAGRALSDVTVKWDTDIVKQLTDYIEIPAKSPGFDEDWSAHGYLDTVLRNAANWVEAQKVEGLKLEIVRLEGRTPVLFFEVPATGTTMTDTVLMYGHLDKQPEFTGWRNDLGPWTPKYLDGLLYGRGGADDGYAVYASVAALQALKAQGAAHPRIVGLIETCEESGSYDLLPYVTALKDRLGEVGLVICLDSGAGNYDQLWLTTSLRGMASGTLKVEVLTEGIHSGDASGLVPSSFRIMRQVLDRLEDSATGRMLPASFHCEVPADRLAQAKATAAILGEEVYKRFPWAHYDCGGSTAFALPTTTDPLEALLNRTWKPTLSVTGAEGFPALKDAGNVLRPYTAFKLSLRLPPLVDAGAAVAEMKALLEDNAPYKARVTFEHGGGATGWNAPAITPWFEQALNAASQAHFGAPCGYIGQGGTIPLMNMLSAGFPTAQMMVCGVLGPKSNAHGPNEFLHVPYAKKLTAAVAEVIAALPVAHAAHSAGAAATA from the coding sequence ATGAATGCACCCCTGCACCGCGAAATTCCCACCGGCCTGCTCGACGCCGGCCGCGCCTTGTCCGATGTCACTGTCAAATGGGACACCGACATCGTCAAGCAACTGACCGACTACATCGAGATCCCGGCCAAGTCACCTGGTTTCGACGAAGACTGGTCAGCGCATGGCTATCTCGACACGGTGCTGCGCAACGCAGCGAACTGGGTCGAAGCGCAGAAGGTCGAAGGCCTCAAGCTCGAGATCGTCCGACTCGAAGGCCGCACGCCCGTGCTGTTCTTCGAGGTACCCGCAACCGGCACCACGATGACCGACACCGTGCTCATGTACGGCCACCTCGACAAGCAACCCGAGTTCACCGGCTGGCGCAACGACCTCGGCCCCTGGACGCCCAAGTATCTGGACGGGCTGTTGTATGGCCGCGGTGGTGCGGACGATGGCTACGCGGTGTATGCCAGCGTCGCCGCGCTGCAGGCCCTGAAGGCGCAGGGCGCGGCGCACCCACGCATCGTCGGCCTGATCGAAACCTGCGAAGAGAGCGGCTCGTACGACCTGCTGCCTTACGTCACCGCGCTGAAAGATCGGCTCGGTGAAGTCGGGCTGGTGATCTGCCTGGATTCCGGCGCCGGCAACTACGACCAGCTTTGGCTGACCACGTCGCTGCGCGGCATGGCGAGCGGCACGCTCAAGGTCGAAGTGCTGACCGAAGGCATCCACTCCGGCGATGCGTCGGGCCTGGTGCCGTCGAGCTTTCGGATCATGCGGCAGGTACTCGACCGGCTCGAAGACAGCGCCACCGGTCGCATGCTGCCGGCCAGCTTTCATTGCGAGGTGCCTGCAGACCGACTGGCGCAGGCGAAGGCGACAGCCGCGATCCTCGGCGAAGAGGTCTACAAGCGCTTTCCATGGGCGCATTACGACTGCGGTGGCTCTACCGCCTTCGCCCTGCCGACCACCACCGACCCGCTCGAGGCGTTGCTCAATCGCACCTGGAAGCCGACCTTGAGCGTGACCGGGGCCGAAGGCTTTCCGGCCCTCAAAGATGCGGGCAACGTGCTGCGCCCCTACACCGCATTCAAGCTGTCGCTGCGCCTGCCGCCACTGGTCGATGCGGGTGCGGCGGTGGCGGAAATGAAGGCGCTGCTCGAAGACAACGCGCCGTACAAGGCCAGGGTGACCTTCGAGCACGGCGGCGGTGCCACTGGTTGGAATGCACCTGCCATCACGCCGTGGTTCGAGCAGGCGCTCAACGCGGCCAGCCAGGCGCACTTCGGCGCGCCGTGCGGCTACATCGGGCAGGGCGGCACCATCCCGCTCATGAACATGCTGAGTGCGGGCTTCCCGACCGCGCAGATGATGGTGTGCGGCGTGCTCGGCCCCAAGAGCAACGCGCACGGGCCCAACGAGTTCCTGCATGTGCCGTATGCGAAGAAGCTGACGGCAGCCGTGGCCGAAGTCATCGCCGCATTGCCTGTGGCGCATGCCGCGCATTCGGCAGGTGCAGCTGCGACCGCCTGA
- a CDS encoding DUF72 domain-containing protein, whose product MATSKPTISNIRVGIGGWTFEPWRDNFYPKGLLHAKELGYASRHTTAIEVNGTYYSTMKPESFRKWHDEAPDDFVFSLKATRYATNRKLLSTAGESIERFIGSGLTELGEKLGPIVWQFMPTKQFDPEDFEAFLALLPKKEGSHALRHVMDVRHPSFIVPEYQKLAKRYKVTTVFTDSDKFPSFEQPEGEFTYARLMMSDAKLKTGYAPKALDAWAERAQKWAAPSARKRSDVFVYFINGAKEKAPAAAGALLKRLGWKPAA is encoded by the coding sequence ATGGCAACTTCGAAACCAACCATCTCGAACATACGGGTCGGCATCGGCGGCTGGACCTTCGAACCCTGGCGCGACAACTTCTATCCCAAGGGCCTGTTGCATGCCAAAGAGCTCGGCTACGCCAGCCGGCACACGACCGCCATCGAGGTCAACGGCACCTACTACAGCACCATGAAGCCCGAAAGCTTCAGGAAGTGGCACGACGAGGCGCCGGACGACTTCGTCTTTTCGCTCAAGGCCACGCGCTACGCAACCAACCGCAAACTGCTTTCGACCGCGGGCGAATCGATCGAGCGATTCATCGGCAGCGGCCTCACCGAATTGGGTGAGAAGCTTGGACCCATCGTCTGGCAGTTCATGCCAACCAAGCAATTCGATCCGGAAGACTTCGAAGCCTTTCTCGCCCTTCTGCCGAAGAAGGAAGGCAGCCATGCGTTGCGCCACGTGATGGACGTACGGCATCCGAGCTTCATCGTGCCCGAGTACCAAAAGCTCGCGAAAAGATACAAGGTGACGACGGTCTTCACCGACTCCGACAAGTTCCCTTCGTTCGAACAACCCGAGGGCGAGTTCACCTATGCACGGCTCATGATGAGCGATGCGAAACTGAAGACCGGCTACGCGCCAAAAGCACTCGATGCATGGGCCGAGCGTGCGCAGAAATGGGCAGCGCCGTCAGCCAGAAAGAGGAGCGACGTGTTCGTCTATTTCATCAACGGCGCCAAAGAAAAAGCACCTGCCGCAGCAGGTGCTTTGTTGAAACGTCTGGGATGGAAGCCCGCCGCCTGA
- a CDS encoding polymer-forming cytoskeletal protein gives MATQSPFFGKRTGDTDSLTSRPAPLVGTPTNLSGSPVHPSSLVNAQAANAAAGGSPMKEGGSKLTVGPNIKLKGVEITDCDTLIVEGLVEATMDSRVMQIAEQGAFKGSAEIDIAEIHGLFDGNLTVREKLVIHATGKVTGKVRYSKIVIEEGGQLSGEISFGASGAKSVETNKPLQSA, from the coding sequence TTGGCCACACAGTCCCCCTTCTTCGGCAAACGCACCGGCGACACCGATTCGCTCACTTCCCGTCCTGCTCCATTGGTCGGCACGCCGACCAATCTGTCGGGCAGCCCCGTACATCCTTCGTCCCTCGTCAACGCGCAAGCCGCCAATGCCGCAGCCGGCGGTTCGCCGATGAAGGAAGGCGGCAGCAAGCTCACCGTCGGCCCCAACATCAAGCTCAAGGGCGTCGAGATCACCGATTGCGATACGCTGATCGTCGAAGGCCTGGTCGAAGCCACGATGGACTCGCGTGTGATGCAGATCGCCGAGCAGGGCGCCTTCAAGGGCTCAGCCGAGATCGACATTGCCGAGATCCATGGCCTGTTCGACGGCAACCTCACGGTGCGTGAGAAGCTCGTGATCCACGCCACTGGCAAGGTCACCGGCAAGGTTCGCTACAGCAAGATCGTGATCGAAGAAGGCGGCCAGCTGTCTGGCGAAATCAGCTTCGGTGCCTCTGGTGCCAAGAGCGTCGAGACCAACAAGCCGCTGCAATCAGCCTGA